In methanogenic archaeon ISO4-H5, the following are encoded in one genomic region:
- a CDS encoding ATPase (AAA+ superfamily) has protein sequence MSARIFKRKIYQRLLQWKTENDGKSALLIEGARRVGKSTIVEEFAKNEYDSYLLIDFNQPRQGTIELFERYSHDIGLLTSNLSILYDVELKQRKSLVIFDEIQNYPKARALIKYLVADGRYDYIETGSLISLKENVKDISIPSEEEPVQMYPMDFEEWLWANGNENTMDLIREHFQALEPFNDVIHSIILEKYRLYMITGGMPASVAAYIERHDIRDCEKIKRQIISLYKADMHKNLENGILTERIFESIPSRLSARTKVFRPGDAEKGELTENLRYQFDWLNEAKIINLCLSNTDPNPAMNLNNDFRRFKTYLLDTGLLITLAFDTGIVDESVFISLAKSDLSINEGMLFENMVAQELVSAGHRLYFHEFYLEHDHKNLCEVDFILVKKKRIIPVEVKSARSTKHKSLDRFMEKYSARLGKVYVIHSNDIQTDGRITYLPIYMASLL, from the coding sequence ATGAGTGCCAGGATATTCAAACGCAAGATCTACCAAAGGCTTCTCCAATGGAAAACTGAAAACGATGGTAAAAGTGCCCTGCTAATCGAGGGTGCTAGACGTGTAGGTAAATCCACCATAGTCGAAGAATTTGCAAAGAACGAATATGATTCATACCTACTCATCGACTTCAACCAGCCCAGGCAGGGCACCATCGAACTCTTCGAAAGATACAGCCATGATATCGGATTACTGACGTCCAATCTGTCCATCCTTTATGATGTGGAACTCAAACAACGTAAATCATTAGTTATCTTCGATGAAATCCAGAACTATCCGAAAGCCAGAGCACTTATCAAATACCTTGTAGCGGACGGGAGATATGATTACATCGAGACAGGTTCCCTCATCTCCCTCAAGGAGAATGTGAAGGACATATCTATCCCTTCTGAGGAAGAACCGGTACAAATGTACCCCATGGATTTCGAAGAATGGCTCTGGGCCAACGGGAATGAGAATACCATGGATCTGATACGCGAACACTTCCAGGCTCTCGAACCGTTCAATGATGTTATTCACAGCATCATTCTGGAGAAATACAGACTGTATATGATAACAGGAGGGATGCCTGCATCCGTTGCGGCGTATATTGAAAGGCACGATATCAGAGATTGCGAAAAAATAAAACGGCAGATCATTTCGCTTTACAAGGCGGATATGCACAAAAACCTCGAAAACGGAATCCTGACAGAAAGAATCTTCGAGAGCATACCCAGCAGACTATCTGCACGCACGAAAGTGTTCAGGCCGGGGGACGCGGAAAAAGGTGAACTCACAGAGAATCTACGGTATCAATTCGACTGGCTGAACGAGGCCAAGATTATCAACCTGTGCCTATCTAATACGGACCCCAACCCCGCCATGAACCTGAATAATGATTTCAGAAGATTCAAGACTTATCTCCTTGACACCGGGCTCCTGATCACATTGGCATTCGATACAGGCATCGTGGACGAATCCGTGTTCATAAGTCTAGCGAAGTCCGATCTCTCCATCAACGAAGGCATGCTGTTCGAGAATATGGTAGCACAGGAACTCGTATCCGCAGGACATCGCCTGTACTTTCATGAATTCTATCTCGAGCATGATCACAAGAATCTATGTGAAGTCGACTTCATCCTCGTAAAGAAGAAAAGGATTATACCTGTGGAAGTGAAATCTGCCAGATCCACTAAGCACAAATCCCTTGACAGATTCATGGAAAAGTACAGTGCCAGACTGGGAAAAGTCTATGTGATCCACTCTAATGATATCCAAACGGACGGAAGAATCACTTATCTCCCAATCTACATGGCCTCGCTCCTGTGA
- a CDS encoding cell division protein pelota PelA yields MRILGKDAGRGEIKVLPETDDDIWHLYNVICVGDLVTASTTRRDEKADDKLRAERAEKKRMTLGIRIEKIEFEQDSMRMRLLGTIEEGPQDIGQHHTLIIEVGEQLRIGKTHWKSTQVERLESAVKDTVKPRIVFVSLDQDEATVAVLRAYGLKEIVTVRSMRSGKQYDEKGKPFDYRGEIISKLKSVATPEMPLVLLGPGFEKEELAEDIAHLPKGTFGQVFVQQTGQSGMAGVNELIKSGLGSRILRESTVGAEMELVNRLMEEIGKNGLATYGPAEVESAADSGAVENLMILDTLLREKDLDRIVHSVEQQNGSFTVISSEHDAGKQLAALGGIAAILRYKLA; encoded by the coding sequence ATGCGCATTCTCGGAAAAGATGCGGGACGCGGGGAGATCAAGGTTCTCCCCGAGACCGACGACGATATCTGGCACCTCTACAACGTTATCTGTGTAGGGGACCTGGTCACGGCCTCCACCACCCGCAGGGACGAGAAGGCGGACGATAAGCTCCGTGCCGAGCGGGCGGAGAAGAAGCGCATGACCCTTGGGATCCGCATCGAGAAGATCGAGTTCGAGCAGGACAGCATGCGCATGCGCCTGCTGGGCACTATCGAGGAAGGTCCCCAGGACATCGGGCAGCATCATACTCTGATTATCGAGGTCGGGGAGCAGCTCCGCATCGGTAAGACCCACTGGAAGAGCACCCAGGTCGAGAGATTGGAGTCTGCTGTCAAGGACACGGTAAAACCGAGGATTGTCTTCGTGTCATTGGATCAGGACGAGGCCACGGTTGCCGTACTGAGGGCATACGGGCTCAAGGAGATTGTTACAGTCAGGTCCATGCGCTCCGGCAAGCAGTATGACGAGAAGGGCAAACCCTTCGATTATCGCGGAGAGATCATCTCCAAACTGAAATCCGTCGCCACCCCTGAGATGCCCCTGGTCCTGCTGGGTCCCGGTTTCGAGAAGGAGGAGCTGGCGGAGGACATCGCACATCTGCCGAAAGGAACCTTCGGACAGGTCTTCGTACAGCAGACCGGTCAGTCTGGCATGGCGGGAGTGAACGAGCTCATCAAGAGCGGTCTCGGCTCCAGGATCCTCAGGGAATCCACCGTCGGGGCGGAGATGGAACTGGTCAACAGGCTCATGGAGGAGATCGGCAAGAACGGTCTCGCCACTTACGGTCCCGCCGAGGTGGAATCCGCGGCGGATTCCGGTGCGGTGGAGAACCTCATGATCCTCGATACCCTGCTGAGGGAGAAGGACCTCGACAGGATCGTGCATTCGGTGGAGCAGCAGAACGGTTCCTTCACGGTAATCTCCAGCGAGCACGATGCAGGGAAACAGCTGGCGGCATTGGGCGGAATAGCTGCCATACTGAGATACAAACTGGCCTGA
- a CDS encoding transporter Na+/H+ antiporter family: protein MAMLLLIGGACAVVFKRLKMPAAIGYIVSGIILSNYWSGESADTEMIVGFLADLGLVLMMFCIGMELNLKKLRKMGTFAMMVVMIQVPIMLTGGFIGGSLLGLDALQSIIFGAIISGSSTAVVTIVLAEQERISHADVETLIFITVIEDVAQVLIMSAVSPLMTGTDMDITGIIWMLITVIIFMVMAIGLGLMFIPRFLDYISDRFSTEALLILSLGLCFGLAYISVYIGMSMAIGAFLMGVIVSQSKQHKRIEHDIEPMKDVFMMMFFVSIGLLIKPSDIINNIGLILIIYAIYFVLKGGSVLIAYFVGNKPLRLSFYCSISLIAMGEFAFIISKEAFVHNIIDANFYAAVIGAALVSMIALPLFNRKVEAIADAFQVHTPQPIVNGFMKIAQTRSNFYSKLALATKETMANFRSRLASLYVTLVLVVIIQIVFVLITPGFADFINAHTPESISLYVTTSLVLLINFMVLVPILRLTVLNLMYLLRVFLDSERKAIAAGTGKPRPTLDRFLRFIMTVNNWFFIVLFDFAILFFTPNKIDILGHILVAVAGIAIIAFMEIWAYLRRS, encoded by the coding sequence ATGGCGATGCTCCTCCTGATCGGGGGGGCATGTGCGGTAGTCTTCAAGAGATTGAAGATGCCTGCCGCCATCGGCTACATCGTAAGCGGTATCATCCTCAGCAACTACTGGTCCGGCGAGAGCGCCGACACAGAGATGATCGTCGGGTTCCTGGCCGATCTCGGTCTGGTTCTCATGATGTTCTGCATCGGAATGGAACTCAACCTGAAGAAACTCCGTAAGATGGGTACCTTCGCCATGATGGTCGTCATGATCCAGGTGCCTATCATGCTGACAGGCGGATTCATAGGCGGTTCGCTGCTGGGTCTCGATGCCCTTCAGTCAATCATCTTCGGTGCCATCATCTCCGGTTCTTCCACCGCGGTCGTCACCATCGTCCTGGCCGAACAGGAGCGTATCAGCCACGCAGACGTGGAGACCCTGATCTTCATCACCGTCATCGAGGATGTTGCGCAGGTCCTCATCATGTCCGCTGTATCTCCTCTGATGACCGGTACCGACATGGATATCACCGGGATCATCTGGATGCTCATCACCGTTATCATATTCATGGTGATGGCAATCGGTCTGGGACTCATGTTCATCCCCCGTTTCCTGGACTACATCAGCGACAGATTCTCCACCGAGGCTCTGCTGATCCTCTCCCTGGGACTCTGTTTCGGATTGGCCTACATCTCCGTTTACATCGGCATGTCCATGGCAATCGGTGCCTTCCTCATGGGAGTCATCGTATCCCAGTCCAAACAGCACAAACGCATAGAGCACGATATCGAACCGATGAAGGATGTCTTCATGATGATGTTCTTCGTCTCCATCGGTCTGCTCATCAAACCCTCCGACATCATCAACAACATCGGACTCATCCTCATCATCTACGCCATCTACTTCGTACTGAAGGGCGGGTCTGTCCTCATCGCCTACTTCGTGGGCAACAAACCGCTACGTCTCTCGTTCTACTGCTCCATTTCCCTGATCGCGATGGGAGAGTTCGCCTTCATCATCTCCAAGGAAGCCTTCGTACACAATATCATCGACGCGAACTTCTACGCGGCCGTCATCGGAGCCGCTCTGGTCTCCATGATTGCCCTGCCCCTGTTCAACAGGAAGGTAGAGGCAATAGCGGACGCCTTCCAGGTGCACACCCCCCAGCCTATCGTCAACGGCTTCATGAAGATCGCCCAGACAAGGTCCAACTTCTACTCCAAGCTGGCTCTGGCAACCAAAGAGACCATGGCGAACTTCAGGTCCAGACTTGCATCTCTGTACGTCACCTTGGTGCTGGTCGTCATCATACAGATCGTATTCGTGCTGATTACGCCCGGTTTCGCGGACTTCATCAACGCCCATACCCCGGAGAGCATCAGTCTCTACGTCACCACCTCGCTGGTACTGCTGATCAACTTCATGGTGCTGGTGCCCATCCTGCGCCTGACCGTCCTCAACCTGATGTATCTGCTGCGTGTCTTCCTCGATTCCGAGAGGAAGGCCATAGCGGCGGGAACCGGCAAACCCCGCCCCACCCTCGACAGGTTCCTGCGCTTCATCATGACGGTGAACAACTGGTTCTTCATCGTCCTGTTCGACTTCGCAATCCTGTTCTTCACACCCAACAAGATCGACATCCTGGGTCATATCCTCGTAGCGGTGGCGGGAATCGCCATCATCGCCTTCATGGAGATATGGGCATACCTCAGGAGAAGCTGA